The DNA segment ACCCGGTGTTGGCCAGTCCGGCCAGCGGCGACTCAAGGGCACATCGGTGATGATCTCGCGACTGGGTGGAGTCGGAGGTACCGTGGCCTATCAGTTGGCGGCAGCCGGTGTCGGCAAATTGGTTTTGGCGCACGCCGGGAACTTGCAGCCCAGCGATCTGAATCGCCAGTTATTGATGACGCATGATTGGCTGGGCCGGCCGCGCATCGAATCGGTGCGACGGCGCTTGTTGGAGTTGAATCCGCGCCTGGAGATCGTAGCCGTTGGTGAAAATGTTGATGCTGGAAATGCTGAAGAGTTGCTCAACCAGGCCGATATCGTCGTCGACTGTGCACCGTTGTTCCCCGAACGATTCGCTATGAACGCCGCTGCCGTGAAGCAGCGCAAGCCGTTGGTCGAATGCGCCATGTACGAATTGGAAGCACAGCTCACCACCATCGTCCCTGGGATAACCCCCTGCCTGCAATGCATCTATCCGACAGCACCACCCACCTGGACTCGACAGTTTCCAGTATTCGGCGCGGTAGCTGGCTCAGTCGCCTGCTTGGCGGCTATGGAGGTCATCAAATTAGCCTGCGAACTGGGAACGCCGCTGTTGGCTAAAATGTTACGCTACGACTTGCGAACCATGTCGTTTCACCAACTCCAGCTTGCGCGAAGAGCGGATTGTCCGATTTGTCATTCGGTACAGGCCTAATCCTAACCAATGATCCAAAGTTTCGGAGCATCTCCCATGACTTGGCTTTTCGTACTCGTACTCGGCCCTTGGCGGTACTCGCACTCCTACGCGACCGATGCGTTTCGAGTACGATCACAAGAATCGCTTCGCTAAGCCAAAAAGGGTGTGTTC comes from the Pirellulaceae bacterium genome and includes:
- a CDS encoding HesA/MoeB/ThiF family protein, translating into MTAEPQPTPAADTGGPLPELTDQERAVYEWQMWVPGVGQSGQRRLKGTSVMISRLGGVGGTVAYQLAAAGVGKLVLAHAGNLQPSDLNRQLLMTHDWLGRPRIESVRRRLLELNPRLEIVAVGENVDAGNAEELLNQADIVVDCAPLFPERFAMNAAAVKQRKPLVECAMYELEAQLTTIVPGITPCLQCIYPTAPPTWTRQFPVFGAVAGSVACLAAMEVIKLACELGTPLLAKMLRYDLRTMSFHQLQLARRADCPICHSVQA